The following are encoded in a window of Candidatus Woesearchaeota archaeon genomic DNA:
- a CDS encoding winged helix DNA-binding protein, producing the protein MVKKGDVFEVFFRKKPAMLLLSLKREAKSRYGSVLAKEVDCTYSHTVKILQEMEKAKLVVFQKQGRIKTIALTEKGMKIAESIQKIKDLL; encoded by the coding sequence ATGGTCAAGAAGGGGGATGTATTTGAAGTATTTTTCAGGAAAAAACCTGCAATGCTATTACTTAGTTTGAAGAGAGAAGCTAAGAGCAGGTATGGTTCTGTTCTTGCAAAAGAGGTTGACTGTACTTATTCTCATACTGTAAAAATATTACAAGAAATGGAAAAAGCAAAATTAGTTGTTTTTCAGAAGCAAGGAAGAATAAAAACAATTGCGCTTACTGAAAAAGGAATGAAAATCGCTGAATCTATTCAAAAAATAAAAGATCTTCTTTAG
- a CDS encoding metallophosphoesterase: MTKILAAGDIHGDTSLAKKLAEKAEKEKVDLVVLCGDITDFDKSTDNLIGPFVKKKQKVLLIPGNHEGLATADFFAEMYGATNLHGYSFKLKNLGLFGCGFANLGLTRLNELEIFNILKKGDKSLKGSKTKIMVTHVHPAGSKIDKFSKTAGIVHLPGSTGVEKAIKTLKPDILLCSHVHEAEGIEEKIGFTRVINVGKKGKIIII; the protein is encoded by the coding sequence ATGACAAAAATATTAGCCGCCGGAGATATACATGGCGATACTTCTTTAGCAAAAAAACTCGCAGAAAAAGCAGAAAAAGAGAAAGTTGACTTGGTAGTTCTTTGCGGAGATATAACTGATTTTGATAAAAGTACAGATAATTTAATTGGACCTTTTGTAAAAAAGAAACAAAAAGTTTTACTTATTCCCGGAAATCATGAAGGATTAGCAACAGCAGATTTTTTTGCAGAGATGTATGGTGCAACTAATTTGCATGGATATTCATTTAAATTAAAGAACCTTGGATTATTTGGATGTGGATTTGCAAATTTAGGCTTAACCAGATTAAATGAATTGGAAATTTTTAATATTCTTAAAAAAGGAGATAAATCTCTTAAGGGTTCAAAAACAAAAATTATGGTCACACATGTTCATCCTGCGGGAAGTAAAATAGATAAATTTTCTAAAACTGCCGGCATAGTTCATCTTCCAGGAAGTACTGGCGTAGAAAAAGCAATTAAAACTCTCAAGCCCGATATTTTGCTTTGTTCACATGTCCATGAGGCAGAAGGTATAGAAGAGAAAATAGGTTTTACGCGTGTTATTAATGTAGGTAAGAAAGGTAAGATCATTATAATTTAG
- the serS gene encoding serine--tRNA ligase has product MLDIKFIKEHPEIVKLNLKKRFKEDKISLIDKVIKNHDSWLKLKKDSEELRCKRNQLSEEINELKKKNESIKNLIREVQEIPDKIKSLEEKQSKIYEEMQSILTQLPNILDKNVPIGKDASENKEIKKIGKIIKPKFELLNHVDLVEKRNLADFEQGTLVAGKRFNFLIGDLALLDIAIQRYAIDFLTKKGFTFLVTPLMLNRKSIAGAVNLNDFEDVIYKVENEDLYLIATGEHSLVNYLQGRTLTKLPIKLCTLTPCFRKEIGGHGVDMKGLFRMHQFYKVEQVVCCLPKDSEKIHHEMEAITEEFFTSLGIPFKVIELCSGDLGDKFARQWDIEAWFPRQEAYREITSAGNCTDYQSRKLNIKYDINGEKNFVHLLNNTMVATSRAIVAILENYQNPDRTIIIPNVLVPYMNGKKKI; this is encoded by the coding sequence ATGCTTGATATAAAGTTCATAAAAGAACATCCGGAAATAGTAAAACTTAATCTTAAAAAACGTTTTAAAGAGGATAAAATCTCTTTAATAGACAAAGTAATAAAAAACCACGATTCTTGGTTAAAACTAAAAAAAGACTCAGAAGAACTAAGATGTAAGAGAAATCAACTTTCTGAAGAAATAAACGAATTAAAGAAAAAAAATGAATCTATTAAAAATTTAATTAGAGAAGTGCAAGAAATTCCTGATAAAATAAAATCTTTAGAAGAAAAACAATCAAAAATTTATGAAGAAATGCAATCTATTCTTACACAACTTCCAAATATTTTAGATAAAAATGTTCCAATTGGGAAAGATGCTTCTGAAAATAAAGAAATAAAAAAAATTGGAAAAATAATAAAACCCAAATTTGAATTATTAAATCATGTGGATTTAGTAGAAAAAAGAAATCTAGCAGACTTTGAACAAGGAACCCTAGTTGCAGGAAAACGTTTTAATTTTTTAATTGGAGATTTAGCATTATTAGACATAGCAATTCAAAGATACGCTATTGATTTTTTAACAAAAAAAGGTTTTACTTTTTTAGTAACTCCATTAATGTTAAATCGAAAATCTATTGCCGGTGCAGTTAATCTCAATGACTTTGAAGATGTCATTTACAAAGTTGAGAATGAAGATTTATATTTAATTGCAACAGGAGAACATTCGTTAGTCAATTATCTTCAAGGAAGAACTCTAACCAAACTTCCAATAAAACTATGTACTCTCACACCTTGTTTCAGAAAAGAAATTGGTGGACATGGTGTAGATATGAAAGGTTTGTTTAGAATGCATCAATTTTACAAGGTTGAACAAGTTGTTTGTTGTTTACCTAAAGATTCAGAAAAGATACATCATGAAATGGAAGCTATAACAGAAGAATTTTTTACTAGCCTAGGAATACCCTTTAAAGTAATAGAACTCTGCTCCGGAGACTTAGGAGATAAATTCGCAAGACAATGGGACATAGAAGCATGGTTCCCAAGACAAGAAGCCTATAGAGAAATAACTTCTGCAGGTAATTGTACAGATTATCAATCAAGAAAATTAAATATAAAATATGATATTAATGGAGAAAAAAATTTTGTTCATCTATTAAACAATACAATGGTTGCAACGTCAAGAGCAATAGTTGCCATTCTAGAAAACTATCAAAATCCTGATAGAACAATCATAATTCCAAATGTTTTAGTTCCTTACATGAATGGAAAAAAGAAAATATGA
- a CDS encoding tyrosine-type recombinase/integrase: MQKEEVLKKIEVELKIQGKSLRTVSSYVFYNTKFLEFIQKDPESITTDDIKLFLSHLISDKNYDTSTMSLAISSLKFFYEAILKKPIFTDIKNPRKYRSIPDIPTKDEIKHLIDSSESLKDKVIISLLYSSGLRVSECVNLKLNDLNIEEKTGLLKKGKGKKDRFFILSDILIPDLKSYIELIKINNSIFLFPGRNPHQPLTARAVQLIVTKTAQKSGLKKHMHCHLLRHAFATHLLESGTDIRLIQELLAHSNLQTTQFYTTVTRTQLKRVKSPLDIV; encoded by the coding sequence ATGCAAAAGGAAGAGGTGTTAAAAAAGATAGAAGTAGAACTTAAGATACAAGGTAAAAGCCTCAGAACTGTTAGTTCTTATGTTTTTTATAATACTAAATTCTTAGAATTTATTCAAAAAGACCCAGAATCAATAACTACCGATGATATTAAATTATTTTTATCACATTTAATCTCAGATAAAAATTATGATACTTCTACAATGTCTTTGGCTATATCCTCTTTAAAGTTCTTTTATGAAGCAATACTAAAAAAACCTATTTTTACAGACATTAAAAATCCTAGAAAATATAGAAGTATTCCTGATATTCCAACAAAAGACGAAATTAAACATTTAATTGATTCTTCAGAATCTCTTAAGGACAAAGTTATAATTAGTTTACTTTACTCTTCAGGATTGAGGGTTTCTGAATGTGTTAATTTAAAATTAAATGATCTTAACATAGAAGAAAAAACTGGATTATTAAAAAAAGGTAAAGGTAAAAAAGACAGATTCTTTATTTTATCAGATATTTTAATCCCCGATTTAAAATCTTACATTGAATTAATAAAAATTAACAATAGTATATTTTTATTTCCGGGAAGAAATCCGCATCAACCGTTGACTGCAAGAGCTGTACAATTAATAGTTACAAAAACCGCTCAAAAATCTGGATTAAAGAAACATATGCATTGTCATTTACTTAGACATGCTTTCGCAACGCACCTTTTAGAGTCTGGAACAGATATAAGATTAATACAAGAATTACTTGCACACTCAAATTTACAAACAACTCAGTTTTATACTACTGTAACAAGAACCCAGCTAAAACGTGTTAAATCGCCTTTAGATATTGTTTAA